A section of the Penaeus chinensis breed Huanghai No. 1 chromosome 17, ASM1920278v2, whole genome shotgun sequence genome encodes:
- the LOC125034265 gene encoding uncharacterized protein LOC125034265 translates to MGPLGASTLPGITDVNKESLYNKSRYTNTDARDSENLSLVWENIGKTRGGKANVIAFSSNPFQTHLRSEPVKPHQSGSEEGTKLSLPKNYIYCYTCEKLVKRKKIYKHLLFGKAQCRDCNVMFINCLNFQEITTAFTSHTTCKHNLSYLHDPFKLLKTRLIHDITPSGCPTDERHILKKISSYIRELDVVKLRPPWNSAILRCREKLGQISKKKTSTTFPHKPERSQHQENKSQLEVFKQKDAISMYSTTDGQCHSQEQEPEEILLTQSYNLQHLEEMVEYQVAHDYCNSEMEKDKDPTKTPNKSKPKSEMKPRKTCQRAERTTTKDISLQSLTNSQKRNAHVRFVKTPEDGYYYVVKKAIEECPMCYMELCPSRFSVNVVTFLMTTVCIGCNLTIYFVQDPPKGEAPTVAIVTEPIS, encoded by the coding sequence ATGGGTCCTTTGGGAGCATCTACTTTGCCAGGTATAACAGATGTGAACAAAGAAAGCTTATATAATAAAAGTAGATACACGAATACCGATGCAAGGGATTCTGAAAATCTTTCTTTGGTATGGGAGAATATAGGCAAGACACGAGGGGGGAAGGCTAACGTAATAGCATTTTCTTCCAATCCATTCCAAACGCATCTACGTTCAGAGCCTGTAAAGCCACACCAGagtggaagtgaggaaggaacAAAATTGTCACTTCCCAAGaactatatatattgctacacttGTGAAAAactagtgaaaagaaaaaaaatctataaacatCTCTTGTTTGGGAAAGCTCAGTGTAGAGATTGCAATGTAATGTTTATAAATTGCCTAAATTTTCAGGAAATAACCACTGCATTTACAAGCCACACCACATGCAAACATAACCTTAGTTACCTACACGATCCATTTAAACTTCTAAAAACCAGACTGATACACGACATAACACCCAGTGGTTGTCCAACAGATGAAAGACATATTCTCAAGAAAATTTCATCATATATCAGAGAACTCGACGTAGTGAAGCTAAGACCACCCTGGAATTCTGCAATACTACGATGCAGGGAGAAGCTGGGTCAAATCTCAAAGAAAAAAACTAGTACCACATTCCCACACAAGCCCGAAAGGTCACAGCATCAGGAAAACAAATCACAGTTGGAGGTATTTAAGCAGAAAGATGCCATTTCAATGTATAGTACCACTGATGGCCAGTGTCACAGCCAAGAGCAAGAACCAGAAGAGATCCTACTCACCCAGTCCTATAATCTTCAACATCTAGAAGAAATGGTTGAGTACCAAGTGGCTCACGACTACTGCAACTCTGAGATGGAGAAGGACAAAGATCCGACCAAAACCCCCAATAAATCAAAGCCAAAGTCCGAAATGAAGCCAAGAAAGACATGTCAACGCGCTGAACGAACAACCACAAAAGACATTTCACTCCAATCACTAACAAATTCCCAGAAGAGAAATGCGCATGTAAGATTTGTCAAGACACCTGAAGATGGGTATTACTATGTAGTTAAAAAGGCAATTGAAGAATGCCCAATGTGCTACATGGAGCTCTGCCCTTCCAGGTTCTCTGTGAATGTGGTCACCTTCCTCATGACTACAGTATGCATTGGTTGCAATCTCACAATATATTTTGTTCAGGATCCCCCAAAAGGTGAAGCCCCAACTGTGGCCATAGTAACTGAACCAATTTCTTAG